Proteins encoded in a region of the Strix uralensis isolate ZFMK-TIS-50842 chromosome Z, bStrUra1, whole genome shotgun sequence genome:
- the LOC141937836 gene encoding avidin-like, translating into MTIGELQENGSFNGTYLTAVSMSPKKILKSPLLGFQHHTHQPTFGFTVKWTFTNTITVFTGQCFVDDEGKEVLKTMWLLRLDADSEKHNWNATLVGINIFTRLHSQKE; encoded by the exons ATGACCATTGGGGAATTGCAAGAGAATGGTTCCTTCAATGGCACCTACCTAACGGCCGTGTCAATGAGCCCAAAGAAGATCCTGAAGTCACCGCTGCTGGGGTTCCAGCATCACACACACCAGCCCACCTTCGGCTTCACTGTCAAGTGGACCTTTACAA aCACCATCACAGTCTTCACGGGCCAGTGCTTTGTGGATGATGAGGGAAAGGAGGTTTTGAAGACCATGTGGCTCCTGCGGTTGGATGCAGACAGTGAGAAGCACAACTGGAATGCCACCTT AGTCGGCATCAACATCTTCACCCGCCTGCACTCGCAGAAGGAGTGA
- the LOC141938301 gene encoding avidin-like, with product MVQATPFLLVLSLALMARGLPERKCVLTGQWKNDLGSNMTIGELQENGSFNGTYLTAVSMSPKKILKSPLLGFQHHTHQPTFGFTVKWTFTNTITVFTGQCFVDDEGKEVLKTMWLLRLDADSEKHNWNATLVGINIFTRLHSQKE from the exons ATGGTGCAAGCGACTCCCTTCCTGCTGGTGCTCAGCCTGGCCCTGATGGCTCGCGGCCTCCCTGAAAGAAAG TGTGTGCTGACCGGGCAATGGAAAAACGACCTGGGGTCCAACATGACCATTGGGGAATTGCAAGAGAATGGTTCCTTCAATGGCACCTACCTAACGGCCGTGTCAATGAGCCCAAAGAAGATCCTGAAGTCACCGCTGCTGGGGTTCCAGCATCACACACACCAGCCCACCTTCGGCTTCACTGTCAAGTGGACCTTTACAA aCACCATCACAGTCTTCACGGGCCAGTGCTTTGTGGATGATGAGGGAAAGGAGGTTTTGAAGACCATGTGGCTCCTGCGGTTGGATGCAGACAGTGAGAAGCACAACTGGAATGCCACCTT AGTCGGCATCAACATCTTCACCCGCCTGCACTCGCAGAAGGAGTGA